From Mucilaginibacter rubeus, a single genomic window includes:
- a CDS encoding ParA family protein: protein MICLFGNQKGGVGKSTLTVLSANYLSLAKDWPVTIIDMDYQQSISQKFEKAKVLENEEPYDVLPANLESFPPLIPVLTKNKKDAILIDLPGKLDDDGLIPVFTSADLVVCPFAYDEFTFESTVLFTVVLKKVNPNVEVVFVPNRIKANVKFEIMSEVNEQLSKFGKITMAIPDRIDFQRITTFQTPLSLYGIITPVFEEIFADRLWKK from the coding sequence TGATCTGTTTATTTGGCAACCAAAAAGGGGGCGTGGGAAAAAGTACGCTCACCGTCCTATCCGCGAACTACCTGAGCCTGGCTAAGGACTGGCCGGTGACTATCATCGATATGGACTACCAGCAATCCATTTCGCAAAAATTTGAAAAGGCAAAGGTGCTGGAAAATGAAGAGCCTTACGATGTACTGCCGGCGAACCTCGAAAGCTTTCCTCCTTTAATACCCGTCCTGACAAAAAATAAAAAGGATGCGATTTTAATCGACCTGCCGGGTAAGCTCGACGATGACGGGCTCATACCGGTTTTTACATCAGCTGACCTGGTCGTATGCCCGTTTGCTTATGATGAATTCACTTTCGAATCGACTGTTTTATTTACGGTCGTTCTAAAAAAAGTTAATCCGAATGTGGAGGTGGTTTTTGTTCCAAATAGAATCAAAGCCAACGTGAAGTTTGAAATTATGAGTGAGGTAAACGAGCAGCTTTCCAAGTTCGGCAAGATCACCATGGCGATCCCTGATCGTATTGACTTTCAAAGGATCACCACCTTCCAGACGCCCTTATCCCTCTACGGAATTATCACCCCTGTTTTTGAAGAAATATTTGCCGACCGCTTATGGAAAAAATGA